In one Bufo gargarizans isolate SCDJY-AF-19 chromosome 11, ASM1485885v1, whole genome shotgun sequence genomic region, the following are encoded:
- the LOC122922116 gene encoding ectonucleoside triphosphate diphosphohydrolase 8-like, producing MGVDSKQIVLLLLLVVTVVSILIALILSLVTSVDIPLSPGTKYGMVFDAGSSHTALYIYQWPADKENDTGVVSQTHVCEVEGPGISSYADDPPGAGKSLVHCLDEAMSIIPTKNQHATPAYLGATAGMRLLELQDKAIADKVLAEVSKSISRYPIDFRGARIITGQEEGSYGWITINYLLESFMKYSFSGHWVRPISSKIYGALDLGGASTQISFIPKVDFKDAKEKTEFKLYGFPYTIYTHSFLCYGQNQALKQMLVKATQGKDLANPVSIPCYPKGYRENLNLQSLYNSPCTIKSAPSTPLTQTLSVTGTGSATECYEIVKTIYNFSSCSGDPSCSFDGIYQPPVTGNFFAFSAFFYNFDFLNLTSGQSLPTVRSAVETFCARDWTELQSSFPKEKRDRLRDYCANANYILSLLLEAYKFNNESWKSISFMKQAANTDIGWTLGYMLNLTNMIPSEAPSTMRAQNNSVWAAAIFFIAFSLALGLLLLFSRFR from the exons ATGGGTGTAGACTCCAAGCAGATTGTTCTCTTGCTGCTGTTGGTTGTGACGGTCGTATCTATATTAATTGCCCTGATTTTGTCCCTGGTCACAAGCGTGGACATCCCCCTTTCACCTGGAACCAAG TATGGGATGGTGTTTGATGCCGGTTCGTCCCACACGGCGCTTTACATCTATCAATGGCCTGCAGACAAGGAGAATGACACCGGGGTTGTGAGCCAGACTCACGTGTGCGAAGTGGAAG GTCCTGGTATCTCCAGCTACGCCGATGACCCTCCTGGTGCCGGTAAATCTCTTGTTCACTGCTTGGATGAAGCCATGTCTATTATTCCTACCAAGAATCAGCATGCGACCCCGGCTTATCTTGGAGCCACAGCTGGGATGAGACTGCTCGA ATTACAGGACAAGGCTATAGCAGATAAGGTGCTTGCTGAGGTATCAAAGTCCATAAGCCGGTACCCCATTGATTTCCGTGGTGCTCGGATCATCACTGGACAAGAAGAAGGGTCCTATGGCTGGATCACTATAAATTACCTCTTGGAATCGTTCATGAAG TATTCCTTTAGTGGCCATTGGGTAAGGCCAATCTCTTCCAAGATATATGGTGCTCTGGATCTTGGTGGGGCCTCCACACAGATCAGCTTTATTCCAAAAGTGGATTTTAAGGATGCAAAAGAAAAAACAGAATTCAAACTATATGGCTTCCCCTATACTATCTACACTCACAGCTTCTTGTGCTATGGGCAAAATCAGGCTCTGAAGCAGATGCTGGTAAAGGCAACACAG GGAAAGGACCTGGCTAATCCTGTTAGCATCCCTTGCTATCCAAAAGGATATCGGGAGAATCTGAACCTGCAGTCTCTCTATAACAGTCCATGCACAATAAAGTCTGCTCCATCGACGCCACTGACGCAAACGTTAAGCGTAACCGGTACCGGAAGTGCTACAGAGTGCTATGAGATTGTCAAAACCATCTATAATTTTAGTTCCTGTTCGGGTGACCCGTCCTGCTCATTTGATGGCATCTACCAGCCACCTGTCACTGGAAACTTTTTT GCGTTTTCCGCTTTCTTCTACAACTTCGACTTTCTCAACCTGACATCAGGACAGAGTTTACCTACAGTTAGAAGTGCAGTGGAAACTTTCTGTGCACGAGACTGGACTGAG CTTCAGTCATCTTTCCCGAAGGAGAAAAGAGACCGCCTTAGAGATTATTGTGCCAATGCCAACTACATCCTCTCGCTGCTGCTGGAGGCTTACAAATTCAACAACGAATCTTGGAAATCCATCAGCTTCATGAAGCAG GCTGCAAACACGGACATTGGCTGGACATTGGGCTACATGCTGAACCTGACCAACATGATCCCTTCTGAGGCCCCATCCACCATGAGAGCCCAGAATAACAGCGTCTGGGCGGCTGCCATATTCTTCATTGCCTTTAGTCTGGCTCTTGGATTGCTTTTGCTGTTTTCACGTTTTCGATAG